The Musa acuminata AAA Group cultivar baxijiao chromosome BXJ1-3, Cavendish_Baxijiao_AAA, whole genome shotgun sequence genome window below encodes:
- the LOC103979203 gene encoding uncharacterized protein LOC103979203: protein MSSQYPVLNNKPIDQWKVTELKEELRKRKIPVRGLKEELIRKLDEAIRNEMAKEEESVNACNPDSVHDDGDQVQSEKLVDNHTYVVVDPTGKTGSDALAIDIDINQDISSQYAITATPGLDTKVSETKTNVVSLEDSGTETQTVITLSESSIQDASPKEMHDEEKHDEEKHDEEKQEEEKQGEEKHEDSTGSREDIKLNLSEPDNQVPVVSPDLGFQVKCESIPIDSVSIIEKNSLKDNLNADDFHLEQEVVKPEMVQPSSSSVIGGDLQPLDDDKGPVSDPVTLEETDVKSSINIDLSMKEENVEEGSPEKLNLDRCSSDELMEEDVSDIKHVDSNTKSEELEGKTEVNLEPAVGGETSIDGGLGGSMPEKKDIVVEDHRKPEVPAEKRKLEDREVVGSNGAPKRQRRWNAETVKVPEQQTYTLITSSPSKDAFHLTPRRTLTKSVPKPVENSQKERIVPPSPKPATTSLRIDRFLRPFTLKAVQELLAKTGTVCSFWMDHIKTHCYVTYSSVEEATATRNAVYNLQWPPNGGNLLVAEFVDPQDVKAHAEPPPQSAVPISPNPTTAKVTNFQQPQAAQPPTRQHSFRQPLPPLPTPTLSDLPAARERLPPPPPLNPEPPALTLDDLFKKTRATPRIYYLPLSEEAVASKFAAQGKNHKGQTSQY from the exons ATGTCGTCGCAATATCCTGTGCTTAACAACAAACCCATTGATCAATGGAAGGTTACAGAGTTAAAAGAGGAGCTGAGAAAAAGAAAGATCCCTGTAAGGGGCCTGAAGGAGGAGTTGATAAGGAAGCTCGATGAGGCAATACGCAATGAGATGGCTAAAGAGGAGGAATCGGTCAATGCCTGTAATCCTGATTCAGTTCATGATGATGGTGATCAAGTGCAATCAGAAAAGTTGGTAGATAATCATACCTATGTTGTTGTCGATCCAACTGGAAAAACGGGCTCTGATGCCCTTGCAATTGACATAGATATCAATCAAGACATCAGTTCTCAATATGCCATAACAGCTACTCCAGGATTGGATACAAAAGTTTCAGAAACAAAGACTAATGTGGTTTCACTGGAAGACAGTGGAACTGAAACTCAGACGGTGATTACTCTGTCCGAATCAAGTATCCAAGATGCAAGCCCCAAAGAGATGCATGATGAAGAAAAACATGATGAAGAAAAGCATGATGAAGAaaagcaagaagaagaaaagcaaGGCGAAGAAAAGCATGAGGATTCAACCGGCTCCCGTGAGGATATCAAGCTCAACCTTTCGGAACCAGACAATCAGGTACCTGTGGTCAGCCCAGATTTAGGTTTCCAAGTTAAGTGTGAGTCGATTCCTATTGATTCTGTGTCAATTATTGAAAAAAATAGTCTAAAGGATAATTTAAATGCTGATGACTTTCATTTAGAACAAGAAGTTGTTAAGCCGGAGATGGTTCAACCATCATCCAGCAGTGTCATAGGTGGTGATCTGCAGCCTTTGGATGACGATAAAGGGCCAGTTAGTGACCCAGTCACTTTGGAGGAGACAGATGTCAAAAGTAGTATAAACATTGACCTCAGCATGAAAGAAGAAAATGTAGAGGAAGGGTCTCCAGAAAAATTAAACTTAGATAGGTGTTCAAGTGATGAATTAATGGAAGAGGATGTTTCTGATATCAAGCATGTTGACTCCAACACTAAGTCTGAGGAACTGGAAGGAAAAACTGAGGTGAACTTGGAGCCTGCTGTAGGTGGGGAAACCAGTATTGATGGTGGTCTGGGTGGCTCCATGCCAGAAAAGAAAGATATTGTTGTTGAAGACCATAGGAAGCCAGAAGTTCCCGCTGAGAAGAGGAAACTAGAAG ACCGAGAAGTTGTTGGAAGCAATGGGGCTCCTAAGCGGCAACGCCGTTGGAATGCAGAAACTGTAAAAGTTCCTGAACAACAAACATATACTCTTATTACATCAAGTCCATCTAAGGATGCATTTCATCTGACTCCTAGACGCACACTCACGAAGTCTGTTCCAAAGCCTGTTGAAAATTCCCAGAAGGAACGCATTG TGCCACCATCCCCGAAACCAGCGACAACTTCACTGAGAATTGACAGGTTTTTGCGTCCTTTTACTCTAAAAGCGGTGCAAGAGCTGCTTGCAAAAACTGGAACTGTCTGCAGTTTCTGGATGGACCACATCAAGACCCACTGCTATGTCACT TATTCTTCTGTCGAGGAAGCCACTGCAACCCGAAATGCTGTTTATAACCTCCAGTGGCCTCCCAATGGTGGAAATCTTCTGGTAGCAGAGTTTGTTGATCCCCAGGATGTTAAGGCTCATGCCGAGCCCCCACCTCAATCAGCAGTACCGATAAGCCCAAACCCAACCACAGCTAAGGTTACAAACTTTCAACAACCTCAGGCAGCTCAACCCCCTACTCGCCAGCATTCTTTCAGGCAGCCGCTACCACCCCTTCCTACACCAACATTATCTGACCTGCCTGCTGCAAGGGAGAGACTTCCCCCACCTCCTCCATTGAACCCAGAACCACCAGCTTTAACACTCGATGATCTATTCAAGAAGACTAGAGCTACCCCAAGGATCTATTACCTACCCTTGTCTGAAGAAGCAGTGGCATCTAAGTTTGCAGCACAAGGCAAAAACCATAAAGGACAAACAAGCCAATATTAG
- the LOC103979202 gene encoding small ribosomal subunit protein uS9 yields MATAAVDSVQCFGRKKTAVAVAHCKRGRRLIKVNGVPIELVKPEILSLKAFEPILLLGRQRFMDVDIRIRVRGGGKTSQIYAIRQSIAKALVAFHQKYVDEQSKKEIKDILVRYDRTLLVADPRRCEPKKFGGRGARARFQKSYR; encoded by the coding sequence ATGGCGACGGCAGCGGTGGACTCGGTGCAGTGCTTCGGAAGGAAGAAGACGGCGGTGGCTGTGGCGCACTGCAAGCGGGGTCGTCGGCTGATCAAGGTGAACGGCGTGCCGATCGAACTGGTGAAGCCGGAGATCCTCAGCCTTAAGGCCTTCGAGCCCATCCTCCTCCTCGGGCGGCAACGGTTCATGGACGTCGACATCCGCATCCGCGTCCGCGGCGGCGGCAAGACCTCCCAGATTTATGCCATCCGTCAGAGCATCGCCAAGGCCCTCGTCGCCTTCCACCAAAAGTACGTGGACGAGCAGTCCAAGAAGGAAATCAAGGACATCCTCGTCCGCTATGATCGCACCCTTCTGGTCGCCGACCCCCGCCGATGTGAGCCCAAGAAGTTCGGTGGTCGCGGCGCACGCGCCAGGTTCCAGAAGTCGTACCGTTAG
- the LOC103979201 gene encoding uncharacterized protein LOC103979201, translating into MARKPSSSSCCTICEGSNLSSICASCVNYRLNEYSVLLRSLTNIRESLYSRLNDELAEKRKATHQSNWRVTHNEKIRKLKEHLTCSKRQLVEVNAKVVEASNNLKLRFDSLDSAFATIKNHMGSLDKLNSDLIYSQCLAYMAITSERLHKQSMVIRQICRLFPMRRVNLDGAKDGSNGPYDQISNARLPRGLDPHSVPSEELAASLGYMVQLLNLVVPNLAAPVLHNSGFAGSCSLVWQRDSYWDARPSSQSKEYPLFISRQNFCPSIVEESSSNYDLSSMESERKPYLDTSRSGSFSYSCASPHSLETHMDLQKGISLLKKSVACITTCCYNSLCLDVPSEASTFEAFAKLLVALSSSRELQSTRNSLKMACSRPAKQAHQLNRSVWDENSRVPSSSFMGSMQTTESSNSDASFDYSAEVTASVNSESLVEGWDIVEHPRLPPPQSQVDASCNTIFR; encoded by the exons ATGGCGAGGAAGCctagcagcagcagctgctgcaccATCTGCGAGGGTTCCAATCTGTCTTCCATCTGCGCGTCGTGCGTTAATTACAG ATTGAATGAGTACAGCGTCTTGTTACGATCGCTGACGAATATCCGGGAATCCCTTTATTCCAGGCTGAACGATGAACTGGCGGAGAAG AGGAAAGCAACTCACCAAAGTAATTGGAGAGTGACACACAATGAGAAAATCAGGAAGTTGAAGGAACATCTAACCTGCTCGAAGAGGCAACTTGTAGAAG TGAATGCTAAGGTTGTGGAAGCATCAAACAATTTGAAGTTGAGATTTGACTCACTGGATTCAGCTTTTGCAACA ATCAAGAACCATATGGGTTCGTTGGATAAATTGAATAGTGATCTTATTTACAGCCAGTGCTTAGCCTAT ATGGCAATCACGTCTGAACGTCTTCACAAACAGTCGATGGTTATAAGACAAATCTGCAGGCTCTTCCCAATGCGCCGG GTGAATTTAGATGGAGCAAAGGATGGATCAAATGGTCCATATGACCAAATTAGCAATGCACGTTTACCCAGAGGACTTGATCCACATTCTGTTCCATCTGAAGAGCTTGCAGCTTCCTTGGG GTACATGGTCCAACTGTTAAATCTTGTTGTCCCAAATTTGGCTGCTCCAGTACTCCATAATTCAGGTTTTGCG GGTTCCTGCTCACTCGTATGGCAACGAGATTCATATTGGGATGCCCGACCGTCCTCGCAGAG CAAGGAGTATCCACTTTTCATATCACGACAGAATTTCTGCCCTTCCATTGTGGAAGAAAGTTCCTCTAACTATGATCTCTCTTCAATGGAATCAGAAAGAAAACCTTATTTAGACACTTCCAGAAGTGGTAGCTTCAGTTATTCCTGTGCCTCTCCACATTCTCTGGAGACTCACATGGATCTGCAGAAAGGGATATCACTTCTCAAGAAAAGTGTGGCATGCATTACAACATGCTGCTACAATTCCTTATGCCTGGATGTGCCTTCTGAAGCATCTACTTTTGAAGCATTTGCAAAATTATTGGTTGCTTTATCTTCTTCAAGGGAACTACAGTCAACAAGAAATTCATTGAAGATGGCATGCTCAAG GCCAGCAAAGCAAGCTCATCAACTGAACAGATCGGTGTGGGATGAAAATTCGAGGGTTCCATCGAGCAGCTTCATGGGGAGCATGCAGACAACGGAATCG TCGAACTCCGATGCAAGCTTCGACTACTCTGCCGAGGTGACCGCGTCTGTGAACTCTGAAAGCCTTGTGGAAGGATGGGACATCGTGGAACATCCTCGGCTTCCCCCACCGCAGTCGCAGGTTGATGCCTCCTGCAACACAATCTTCAGGTGA
- the LOC103979200 gene encoding cell division cycle 20.1, cofactor of APC complex isoform X1 → MATSRPRRIEYDRFIPFRSAMDMDFAHYALTTPSRPGAMSSRSAYQKLLDQCVLKNRSRILAFKSAPAAPADEVPQFYDANLQQQRKIPDKPEKVLEVYGMLDNFSYNLLDWGSNNMLAIGVDDTVCLWDAANESASVLQRALDGNGPITSVSWCPDGKFLAFALGSSDLALVDGSTGRVLDGVSGDKQSKVLSLAWRSNSVLTAGKSDGSVIDYDFRKPDHAICDYKGHELGVCNLKWSGLSGRYLASGGQDKLVHIWDACMAVPNDCPRRHQWLHRLSGHTSTVKALDWCPTRSNLLASGGGRYDRRIKFWNTIDGACLNTVNTGSEVCSLLWDTNKSELLTSHGFPKNQLILWNYPSMKRAAELSAHSSRVLFIARSPVGGTVASAAADETVKFWNIFEASKCSVPFARFNVIR, encoded by the coding sequence ATGGCTACTTCTCGTCCTAGGCGCATAGAGTACGACCGCTTCATCCCGTTCCGATCGGCGATGGACATGGACTTCGCGCACTATGCCCTAACGACGCCTTCGAGACCTGGTGCGATGTCATCGAGGTCAGCGTACCAAAAGCTTCTTGATCAGTGCGTGTTGAAGAACAGGTCACGTATCCTCGCTTTCAAAAGTGCACCCGCGGCGCCGGCCGACGAAGTGCCCCAATTTTACGACGCCAatctgcagcaacagaggaaaaTCCCCGACAAACCAGAGAAAGTTTTGGAGGTCTACGGCATGTTAGACAATTTTAGTTATAATCTCctcgactggggaagcaataatATGCTGGCGATTGGCGTCGACGACACGGTGTGCCTATGGGATGCCGCGAACGAGTCCGCCTCGGTGCTTCAACGAGCCCTAGATGGCAACGGACCCATCACTAGCGTCAGCTGGTGCCCAGACGGCAAATTTCTTGCTTTCGCATTAGGCAGTTCAGATCTGGCCCTGGTTGACGGATCAACAGGACGTGTCCTGGACGGGGTCTCAGGCGACAAGCAGTCCAAGGTGTTGTCACTTGCCTGGAGAAGTAATTCGGTCCTGACAGCTGGGAAATCCGATGGAAGTGTTATCGATTATGACTTCAGGAAGCCAGACCATGCCATCTGTGACTATAAAGGGCATGAACTTGGAGTTTGTAACCTGAAATGGTCGGGGTTGTCGGGCCGGTATCTCGCGAGCGGAGGGCAGGATAAACTGGTGCACATATGGGACGCTTGCATGGCGGTCCCAAATGACTGTCCACGCCGACATCAATGGCTTCACAGATTGAGCGGTCATACTTCCACTGTGAAGGCCCTTGATTGGTGCCCGACTCGGAGCAACCtgctggcttctggtggaggACGTTACGACCGTCGCATTAAGTTTTGGAACACTATTGATGGTGCTTGCTTGAACACGGTCAATACCGGCTCTGAAGTTTGTTCATTGTTATGGGACACGAATAAATCTGAATTGCTCACCTCCCATGGGTTTCCGAAGAATCAACTCATCCTGTGGAATTACCCATCGATGAAGAGGGCTGCTGAGCTTTCCGCTCATTCATCACGGGTCCTTTTCATTGCCAGGAGCCCAGTGGGAGGTACAGTAGCTTCTGCAGCAGCAGACGAGACAGTCAAGTTCTGGAACATCTTTGAGGCTTCCAAATGTTCAGTGCCCTTTGCCCGTTTTAATGTCATAAGATGA
- the LOC103979200 gene encoding cell division cycle 20.1, cofactor of APC complex isoform X2: MDMDFAHYALTTPSRPGAMSSRSAYQKLLDQCVLKNRSRILAFKSAPAAPADEVPQFYDANLQQQRKIPDKPEKVLEVYGMLDNFSYNLLDWGSNNMLAIGVDDTVCLWDAANESASVLQRALDGNGPITSVSWCPDGKFLAFALGSSDLALVDGSTGRVLDGVSGDKQSKVLSLAWRSNSVLTAGKSDGSVIDYDFRKPDHAICDYKGHELGVCNLKWSGLSGRYLASGGQDKLVHIWDACMAVPNDCPRRHQWLHRLSGHTSTVKALDWCPTRSNLLASGGGRYDRRIKFWNTIDGACLNTVNTGSEVCSLLWDTNKSELLTSHGFPKNQLILWNYPSMKRAAELSAHSSRVLFIARSPVGGTVASAAADETVKFWNIFEASKCSVPFARFNVIR, from the coding sequence ATGGACATGGACTTCGCGCACTATGCCCTAACGACGCCTTCGAGACCTGGTGCGATGTCATCGAGGTCAGCGTACCAAAAGCTTCTTGATCAGTGCGTGTTGAAGAACAGGTCACGTATCCTCGCTTTCAAAAGTGCACCCGCGGCGCCGGCCGACGAAGTGCCCCAATTTTACGACGCCAatctgcagcaacagaggaaaaTCCCCGACAAACCAGAGAAAGTTTTGGAGGTCTACGGCATGTTAGACAATTTTAGTTATAATCTCctcgactggggaagcaataatATGCTGGCGATTGGCGTCGACGACACGGTGTGCCTATGGGATGCCGCGAACGAGTCCGCCTCGGTGCTTCAACGAGCCCTAGATGGCAACGGACCCATCACTAGCGTCAGCTGGTGCCCAGACGGCAAATTTCTTGCTTTCGCATTAGGCAGTTCAGATCTGGCCCTGGTTGACGGATCAACAGGACGTGTCCTGGACGGGGTCTCAGGCGACAAGCAGTCCAAGGTGTTGTCACTTGCCTGGAGAAGTAATTCGGTCCTGACAGCTGGGAAATCCGATGGAAGTGTTATCGATTATGACTTCAGGAAGCCAGACCATGCCATCTGTGACTATAAAGGGCATGAACTTGGAGTTTGTAACCTGAAATGGTCGGGGTTGTCGGGCCGGTATCTCGCGAGCGGAGGGCAGGATAAACTGGTGCACATATGGGACGCTTGCATGGCGGTCCCAAATGACTGTCCACGCCGACATCAATGGCTTCACAGATTGAGCGGTCATACTTCCACTGTGAAGGCCCTTGATTGGTGCCCGACTCGGAGCAACCtgctggcttctggtggaggACGTTACGACCGTCGCATTAAGTTTTGGAACACTATTGATGGTGCTTGCTTGAACACGGTCAATACCGGCTCTGAAGTTTGTTCATTGTTATGGGACACGAATAAATCTGAATTGCTCACCTCCCATGGGTTTCCGAAGAATCAACTCATCCTGTGGAATTACCCATCGATGAAGAGGGCTGCTGAGCTTTCCGCTCATTCATCACGGGTCCTTTTCATTGCCAGGAGCCCAGTGGGAGGTACAGTAGCTTCTGCAGCAGCAGACGAGACAGTCAAGTTCTGGAACATCTTTGAGGCTTCCAAATGTTCAGTGCCCTTTGCCCGTTTTAATGTCATAAGATGA
- the LOC103979199 gene encoding UBP1-associated protein 2B: MTNHNSKKRRRPLKTKKSKKKPPALRPQNANPAQDDDPVLFGGTTDEDRPSAAPNSEVIQDLLELCTKEQLIGFLLDAAATDSGLPACIRAAADRDVSHRKVFVHGLGWDATRDALLEAFGTYGPVEDCNVVIDRATGCAKGYGFVLFRTRAGAVEALKQPQKRIRNRPVFCQFAAVGPASTGDTAGRKVYVSNVPANATLDKLRSFFSRFGEIEAVPSGFDMLTGKWKGYAIFLYKKLEGARKALEEPYKVFEGHRLHCQPAAEPSQRGKAPAPSTNTASSVALLGPAPQPVLAAVAATQNLMLYRQNPAYAALLRRNPLLAAAALDPAAAAALNPAAGAGLLSPPGQGLRGVGLASGAPSLLGPYGSQGATGLHGMQLHQVSQLRQSSPTRLSG, translated from the coding sequence ATGACGAATCACAACAGCAAGAAGCGCAGGCGACCCCTGAAGACCAAGAAAAGTAAGAAGAAACCCCCGGCGCTGCGGCCGCAGAACGCGAACCCCGCCCAAGACGACGATCCCGTCCTCTTCGGCGGCACCACCGACGAGGACCGACCCTCTGCCGCTCCCAACTCCGAAGTGATCCAGGACCTCCTCGAGCTCTGCACCAAGGAGCAGCTGATCGGCTTCCTCCTTGACGCCGCTGCCACCGACTCCGGCCTCCCCGCCTGCATCCGCGCCGCAGCCGACCGCGACGTCTCTCACCGCAAGGTCTTCGTCCACGGCCTCGGCTGGGACGCCACCCGCGACGCCCTCCTCGAGGCCTTCGGCACCTACGGCCCCGTCGAAGACTGCAACGTCGTAATCGACAGAGCCACCGGCTGCGCCAAGGGCTACGGCTTCGTCCTCTTCCGCACCCGCGCCGGCGCTGTCGAGGCCCTCAAGCAGCCGCAGAAGAGGATCAGGAACCGACCCGTGTTCTGCCAGTTCGCTGCAGTCGGCCCCGCCTCGACCGGAGACACGGCCGGGAGGAAGGTTTACGTGAGCAACGTGCCCGCGAACGCAACCCTGGATAAACTGAGGTCGTTCTTCTCTCGTTTCGGCGAGATCGAGGCGGTGCCTTCTGGTTTCGACATGCTCACGGGGAAGTGGAAGGGTTATGCCATCTTTCTCTACAAGAAACTGGAGGGAGCTAGGAAGGCGCTCGAGGAGCCCTACAAGGTGTTCGAGGGCCACCGGCTGCACTGTCAGCCGGCTGCCGAGCCTTCCCAAAGAGGGAAAGCACCAGCTCCGTCCACCAACACTGCTTCCTCGGTCGCTTTGTTGGGACCGGCCCCGCAGCCGGTGCTGGCGGCCGTGGCGGCTACGCAGAATCTTATGTTGTACCGCCAGAACCCCGCATACGCGGCACTGCTGAGGCGTAATCCGCTTCTGGCAGCCGCGGCCCTCGATCCTGCTGCAGCTGCAGCGCTTAACCCAGCGGCGGGAGCAGGATTGCTTTCGCCTCCGGGACAGGGACTGAGGGGAGTGGGGTTGGCAAGCGGAGCTCCTTCGCTCCTTGGGCCATATGGTTCTCAAGGAGCGACAGGTTTGCATGGTATGCAATTGCACCAGGTGTCTCAGCTCCGGCAGTCATCACCCACAAGGCTTAGCGGCTAG